ttcctcatttgtaaattcaGGATAATTATGACTTATTTCTCATCGCTCTGTATTTCACACTACTAACAGTGGTTAACACTCAATGGGTATTTGAATAGTTAGCTGAATTTAAACTCAAGTTGGAAATGTACCAAAGCCTAAGAGTACATACAGTGATTATagttatttgcttatttcttctgTTGAATTACCAAGGACTGTATAAAAACAAGTTCAAATCTCTTGTTCTATCCCAACATAGCttgcctctcaaaaaaaaaggggggtgaggggaggagggaagaaaagaagatgacttctcatttcctccccctcaccccactccAGATGAATGCTGGCAGAGTGCCTTTGGGGATATGACTGGCTGGAAGACAGCTTGGAAAGGGACATAAGTATTCAGAGTGAGCCCTGCATGTTTGGATCATAGGGCAGAAGATacaagaaatatttcaaactttattttttaatatattttaagtgtttatttatatctgagagagagaaatagagagatagtgcatgagcaggggaggggcagagagagacagcgacggaatctgaaacaggcttcaggctctgagctgtcagcacagaccccaacacagggctcgaactcatgagcccaagttggatgcttaaccaactgagccacccaggcgccccagaaaacttTCAGAATTTCTGGAGTTAGGTGTTCCAATGGGATTGCTTAGGAACAATCTcttgcaggaaaaacaaaaaacaaaaaacgctgATCTAGCAAGATCTTTCATAAAATTACTCTATGTTAGATTACTGATCTCACTTTCTACAGATTTTTTCCCTTAGAATTGAAGGAATTCTTGACACGTATCATCCCGAGTGATTAGTATACATAAGGTGGCCGTGTGTTGGGTAGTTAGGGACTAGCTTTATTCCTTCAACAGCTTTTCCCACGGTGGCCCCACATGAAGACCTTCTCAAGCTGTAGAATGTGGTGACAGCCAACTTGAGATTCTTTGAGATAAAGTAGGCACGGAAGCTTTGCTGTCTGTTTTGCTCCCATCCTATCAGTAGTCATCAAGTCCTTTAGACACCTCCAGTCCTTGGCACCTCGATACTGCTCATCAGCTGAGCTGCAGCTTGGTTTCCTACTCCTGGAGTCCTGGACTCACATGGGGAGAACAGACACTGCGTTCCCTGGCATAATTACTCTGTATTTATGCACCAGTCCAGCTTAGAGGTTTTactcacttcagatgccaggcTACTGATAGCTTTGTATTTTTAAGCAGTGGGAGAGGCTTTAGTTTTTGCATGTTGGCTTTAATACCATCGTAACTAACACCAGTCATCAAATCATACCAGTATCTCGTATTTTCTTATGGAAATTTTATAATGCCATCCTCTGTTCATACCATCAATATGGCTTCAACCAAATGCCTTCATCTCTGTAGACTTCATTTGAGGTTCATATACATATCTCCTAAGGGTTGTTTTGGgattacatgaaataaaacatattaaaatgcttTTGGAATTGTAAAGAGCTTCATGCAAAGAGTTACTTGATCTGACATAAACTGATACTCAAACACAGGGGCTCTGTCATAGATATATTTCTAGTAACTAGTTCTCTGCCTGGCAGGGAGTAAGGTGCTCCCCATGTGTTTGCTGGGCTGTACTTGGTGCTGATCAGACCACATGAATCTTGTCTTCTTTTATGGGCAGCACATACCAAGAAATGGAGGCATCAGCATTGCTAAGATTgtgaagcaaatgaaagaaatgaaacattgaCATAGGAAAGATCTGAGAGACCCAGTAAATGTCTCTGCATATTTGCAGTGTTGATACATGGgaagatgtatgtgtgtatctccaaaagaaagaactatgatcaatgaatgaaaaaggaaagtgaaatgtCATGGAttccaaagaaccaactctttACTCAATTAGGGACAGAAACTCCCAGTTCAGGAGGTTGTGTGTTATGGTTgctgttttcatgttattttattttcttaagtttatttatttttgagagagagggtgcaggagaggggcagagagtagggggagaaagaatcccaggcaggttctgcaccatcagcatggagcccaacgtgggacttaaacccatgaactgtgaggtcatgacccaagctgaaaccaagagtctgacacttaactgaatgagccacccaggcactcctattgttgttttttaaagctaaaaatgggaatagccaaagcatgatgagtgtgtgtgtatattagaTATTAGATAACACTTGAAATGATTTACAGCTCTACAAAAAGTAGGAGAGAGTAAAACTGCCATTTTCTCCATTTGACAAGTGAGTTAACTGGGGCCAAGGGAGGTGAAATGTTGTGCCTGAGTTAGCACAGCTGGCAAGGAAGAAAGCTATCCGGGTCACATAtccccagagcccaacacagttCGTTGAGTGCCTACTTGGGACTCTTAGTtgctttatattcattatctctAGTCTTCCCGACAACATTGTGAGCATGGCTTAATATCCTCTCTTGAGATGTGTAGAGTGAGATTGAGAGAGTTCAAGTCAGGTCTCCATCATCATGCTTTTGAAGTGTGGCTGAGCTGAGGTCAAAGCCAAATTCTGACTTACCCCAAACCCTTTGTTCTTGTCATGCCACCACACCTACAGTTCCACCTCTTACAAGCCAATTTgatccaaaaaagagaaaaatcagttgcCTCGATGCCTTGAAAACAATTCCCAGTAGCGGTATCTGGGTGGTTGAACTCAAAAGTAAATGATCATCAGATCCACCTGGGGAATATTGACGAAAGACAATGAACATCCTTCTTTGAAGGCCTATTAAACCCCACATCTGCAGGGTGGTACCGAGAAACCCTCTTTTTTCATCATCTTCCCGTAGTGTTTTTGATGGGAAAATCTGGAGCAAATGATGGGAAAAATCCATGTCAGAGATAAAAACATGAAACCAGCTATTTTCTAGGCCTGAAACATGAGGTACTCAGTATATATTTGTTTGACCAAATGAATggatgtatgaatgaatgaactaccTCTTTTGGAAATGGattgaaaaatatatagatgTGGGTTTTAGAGGGCTCCATCCTTTATGGACCCTACTTCTATCTTTATTGGTACTGTCTCAATAAAATTCTTCTCTATTAGTGTCTGTTCACCACTGAGTTTAAAAACCATgaaggctaggggcacctgggtggctcagtgagttgagcgtctgacttcagctcaggtcatgatcttatggctcatgagttcggacccacgtcaggctttgtgttgacagctgggagcctggagcctgctttggattttgtgtctccctctctctgcccctcccccactcacactctgtctctgtctctctctctcaaaaataaacattaaaacaaaaaccaaacaaacaagcagacaaaaaaacATGGAGGCCAGTCTTGCATCCAGACATGCAGATTTTAATGGACCCAAGGAATGGTCAGTGGAAGCTCCCCAGTGGATGAGGAACAGAGAATGGCAGTAATGAATTTGCCCTcaaagtttatgtatttgggtttttAACATTGGTTGTGTGTTCTCAACTTATTATTTGAACCAACTGCATTGGAAACCACATGGGGACAACTCTTCAAATGTGTTAGAGAATTTTATGCTTGCTGGGagaatagctctttttttttggACGGGGGGGGGCTCcaactttaatgttttaaatcctAGACTGACTGGAGCCAGGAAATTGTCTACTGTTTACCTaaagtgtttcctttctttccttccttctctcttctcctctgtctctccctcttcctttctttctttctctttgttttggcaaagaaaaatatttgtctatTGAGAAACTTCAAGGAGCTTGGTTGAGGATCAGTGAAGGAGATGGAAAAATTGTTTCAAGTTAGGGGGTggctattgttttatttttccccacattCCTCTGCTAATCCCCACATCTTGCCCAGCTAACTATAGCATTCTGACTGTTGTGAGAGCAGTATTTATAACCTATCTTCAGGAATGTGGAAATGTGCACAAGATCTATAAATGGCTTTAGTGTTTCCAGATTGTAACAGAGACATTTGTAGTATAGTTAGGCCTATCGATTCTGCACCTGTGTGTCTGATTTCAAGCACAAATTGCCTAATTCCAGAAGTGCTAAGTCCCCGGTACCCCGGGAAATTTTGCAGAGAATCTCTCTTCAGGTCAGCTTTCTCATTCACACCAGTTCCTTTACTGCACTGTCTTGTCACAATCCAGCCAATGCTAAGACCATTAAGATTTTATTAGGTTTGTCTTGGTGTCACTATATTATGCAATCGGCAGTGCCTATTGACAACTCTTATTTTCTGTACTATGATTTTTATAGTCTGAGTTTATTAAGCGCTCCTGGAATACAGGCTCctggaattaattaaaaaaaaaatcttcctaggCAACACTGGGAGAGAAACACTTTGCTGAAAGCTTTAACATGATTTATGTGCTTTGAGTCTCAGTTCCTATGAAAAGAGTTGAATTAAGGTAAAGTAGCCTAGAATAACTGCTGCTCTTACTGTCAGCTTTACCAGACTGGCAGGGCCAGGGTCTTGATGTCTCCAAAGAGCATTTGTTGCCTGTTGATTTACACTCAGTCTTTTGAAACTGTGTTTGCTACTTTCAGTgaaaattcttctttttccttagcACCTTCCACTAAACCGTTCTTCATAATCGCTAGTTTCCTGGAAAGGAAGCATACTCAGTGTGGTATTCAAATAAATAGGAAAGGGGGAAACATTGCCCTTAGTATTTGAAACGCCTCTTGTAAAAGCAAAAACTTTTATTCCTAATATTTAGAGACTTATAAATGGAAATGGCTAATGACCTGGAAACATGGGCTTGTTTCTTACCTTCTGGAAACTAGACTATCTCAGGGAGAAGTAGGCAGAGTTGGGGAAGGTGCCTTGCCATCCAAGTTTTGTTCCTTCTCTTAGCTGGGCTGAGTTTTACCTCTTGATCCACCTTACAACCTGCTTGGTTCCTTGTGCAGAACTTTTTGAATCTCTTCCCTCTCTTGTACCTTTTTATCCTTCAGATCATTACATAGACAGTCTTTGTCCTGCAACATTTTTCCTGATTCCCCAAGGACTAGGTGAGAGCTCCTTACACAGTACCCTAAGTTTAGAACTCCTTATACAGTACTGTAATTCCCTGCTTATTCATTTCTCTCCCCTGACTTAATCAAGCTCATGAAGCCAAAACCTACATCGCTTCCGCCTAAGAGTGTGTCTTCATTCTAATGCCCAGgccaataaatattggttgaataaatgaatgaaaaccatGCTGCATtttcatggtttgtttttttttttttttttttttttggtgtccaTGGCAAGAAGAATTTTTAGGTTCTGTTTATTAGAAACCTATGTTTGATTTCttctataaaattagaataataatgcTAACCTTCTAAGGTACTTGTAAGATGGTGTAGGTCAGTGATTCTCAATTGGGGGTGATTTAGTCACCCCAGGAGACATATATTTGACAAgtcctggagacatttttggatGTTCACGGAAGCTCCACCACAGAATCATCTGGCCCAAAAtatcagtagtgctgaggttgagaagtCCTGGAGTATACAAAAATGCATAGAACTTGAAAGGTTCAAAGCGATTTTATTTTGCTCTATACGTTGGAGTTCACCTCTTTGGACAacctaaatattaataattacacagagaataatagtttatatttattatgttcttgTAGGTATCAGGCAACATAAAAGCTTTTCACAAAtactatcttatttaattctctcaaGAATACTATGAGATAAGaactattattattgtcatttttcagGCGAGGAAAGGAAGGCATAGAGTTTAAGATCCTGCAGCTACTCTGTGTCAGAGGTGGGATGAAAAGTCAGGGGCTATGCTCTTGACCATTATACTGTACTGCCTTCTCTATGGATGGAGTCTCCAGCTTAAGGTCTAAAAGGATTTCTGCCCTCAGTATTCGGTAGGAATTCACACTGAAAATATGGAGGAAATTTTAGcctatttaatgaaaaaaaaatgtcatcattGCCTACATGTTTGTAATTTTACACTTGCACTAATTTGAACAAAGATACAGTATACGGGCTGACATAATATAGGCTGTCGTTGATCCAAGGATTACAACAAATCTATTTGATGTAAGTTTGTGGGATTCCGAAGAAGCTCAAAGAAAACCCTGagagtttgttttcatttagaattGAACTTGTCATAGCTGATCAACACATGGTGATCTCGATGGGACTTTTCTCCTCTTAAGGTGGATAAGCAGTGACAGTTTGCCCCATGTAATCCTATTAGGAGATTTCTTCGGGACCACATCCTCTTCTTGCATAATTATAAAAGAACCACTCGTAAGGAGAGTTCAGAGGCCAGAGAGCAAAGCCTGGGGCAAAGGATTGGCTGATGGGGCTTTTACTGTTCTTACAGAAGACACAGTTCAGGCAAGTGGAAAATCTACAATTTGAAAACACGATGGTGTCCTGGTCTGTACTGAGTACTTTGCTAAGCTCCCAGTGATTATTAACTTTGAGGCTGTTAGCTGAGGaactttccaaataaattctgCCATCTTCAAGTATCGGCTAATTGTTTCCAGGGCCTTAAAACTTAGACTGTAAACTCAGTTAAGAAACATCTATTCTCTTTATTTAGGAACTTAGAACCCTGGGGTAGGTGGTTTTCTATCTTAGGAAATTATTGTGTGCTACTATCACATGTTGAAGATACTTGTGGAATGCTAAAAAATGTGTTAGGTTCTATCCTTTGGTCTCACTTTCCTGCCTCCTGTGAAGATCAGATGCTAATAAcaccaaacaaatatttattcttttttttttatttttttttaatgtttattcatttttgagacagagagagacagagcatgaatgggggaaggtcagagagagagggagacacagaatctgaaacaggctccaggctctgagctgtcagcacagagcccgacgcggggctcgaactcacggaccgcgagatcatgacctgactgaagtcggctgcttaaccaactgagccacccaggcgccccacaaatatttattcttaaataaatcaTGTTTTGTAAAAGTGGCTCCCCTGATCACAAGTAACTTTGCAAGCTCCTACAGGGCATTAGTGCCTGTCATGCAGACATACATTTTCAAGGGTCTGTTGAGGCCAAGTAACACATATGGTATAACCATTGCACTACTCCACCTCCAAGATGTCATTTATACATAAGATGTCATTTGAGACTGTCTCCGGGGACGAAAGTGATGAGTATGCCTTATGCTTTCACTCTTCTTGAAGAGTCATTGGGcatcttcttccatttattttatatttaataaattaaaatattcgAATGGTTAAATGTTACTATGTTTAGGGCAATGCCTCTCAAATTTTAACGTGCACACCCAGGTTCTTGCTAACGTGCAGATTCTGCCTTTCAAACAATTTCCCAGCTCAAGCTCATGCTACTGGACCAAGATCACACTTGAATAGCTAGCTATTAGGGACCATTGAGATGgcttaaaaatttgaaatctgAGCTTAAGGATGATGTCAGGCTGATGGCATTAAACTAATTTTCCTTATACTATCCTTGGctgtattataaataaattattctttaagtaTATAGGGAGATTTTTGCTGGGTTGGAGGGATGGCTCCTGTCTAGTGgcaaaacatatatttatttgtacgttttaacaaagtaaataatgtttgatttttaataaagtatcATATCTCGATCTGTTTTGGCGTGGAGAAAACTCCCTATATCTCCCCTTccctttttaaggtttttgaaCAACAAAACATGAATTTTACTGTTTCAGGTCATCAGTGGCATTTTTTTAGGTGGTTCACAATTCTTTTTAAGTTGTAGAACAAATTTACAATATCCTTGACAGTTAAACAGCATTTgcggtgtggtttttttttttcttttttaattatgtttctaaAGATAGCTAAGGGAACAATTTCAAATAGTTCCTCTGTGCTTCTAGATATGAGTTGTTTCAATTTCTGTCTTTTGGTGAGAATTAAGAAACTCATAGCTTGCCATGTCCTGTCATGTTGGCTTATTTtgtaaggaaataaaatctgGCACCTTTCAATTATCTGCTTTACCTCTCTGATCTAAAAACAGATGGAACACATTGTAGAGCAGGGAGGCATGATTACTATCCATGTATTGCCTTGACTTCCCCAACTGGGTCTTCTATCATTTCAAAGTGTGCTAAAGGTCTTTCTTTAAAGCGGGAAAAaaggggtgtccgggtggctaaattgattaagcatctaactcctgatgtcagctcaggtcttaatcccagagtcatgagttcaagcccggtacTGCTCTCCACTCTGGACGTggaacctacaaaaaaaaaaaaaaaaaaaaaaaaaaaggtagaaataaacacagatgggaggaagggggtggTGTTGAAAAATACCTTATTCCCAATCATGAGTGTGGCAACTCTCAAATCTGTACCTGGAGGTCCCGAAAGAGGGAATAAATACGCATGTTATCATGAACTGGAGTTTGGTCCTTCTCCTTAGTACCTTGAGGGTAAGCTGTTTTGATGGAAGACAAAGGTGAGGAGAGAcgaaaaatggggaagaaaaaaaaatctctctgccTTCACGCGTGCTTCTGTGCATTGTGTTTATTCCTCTTCCTTACGGCATTAGATCAAAAGGACACATCTTTTTAAATGACCGCAGCCGTGCCTATTTTGCATGTAGAAAAGGCTTCACGTTTCTTCTCTCAAGTGGTGTTAGGTACTCAGTCATTTGTTTCATCTTGAAAGAAGATGTGACCAGTTGGATTTGTAGGTAACCATCATTATTGATTCAGTGGATTCAGCAGTGTGCCTTTTGTGCCCTTTCTATTTGGATATTCAAACAGATATTTAAGAGACGGTACTGATTGGGTTGTTGAAGATAAGGTAATTGAATCGTGTTCCTTTGTTGAATACCTTTTCAACTAAATTATTGCTGCTTAAAACATCATTTAACGCCAACTCTGTGGCCCTGGCCATTTGGTTCTGGCCATAGTGTTCTTAAAAGGCAGCTAGTAACCAGAACTTCATCCATCACTATCCTAAACTGActtttttctctctactttccTCTAACAGAGTGCAGATTGAGCTTAACCAAGAAGTTCATAGTCTGATCAACACTGACCTGATCTACAACATCAGAAGGGAGTTCTGCCTGCCCAGTTGGGCCTCTGTTGACTGCAGATAACTTGGCTTCACTCATTGCCTGTGTGGAAAATTCtccctattgatttttttttgtttttttttgtttttttgtttttgcacatGGAGGACAGTAACAAAGACAGCAACACAGGCTGATAAGAGCAGAGATCACAGAATTCTCTTATTACAGGTCCTTGGGACTTTTCCTCTAGTTGGAGTTCTGGACTTTAACAGAGCCCTTTCCagtcattttggttttgtttcttgttacttTCCTACCACCTTGTATTTTGTTTCCGTACTTCAGAAATGGGCCTACAGACCACACAGTGGCCCAGCCGTGGGGCTTTTTTCCTGAAGTCTTGGCTTCTTATTTCCCTGGGGCTCTACTCACAAATGTCAAAAACCTTGGCGTGCCCTAGCGTGTGCCGCTGCGACAGGAACTTTGTCTACTGTAATGAGCGAAGCTTGACCTCAGTGCCTCTTGGGATCCCGGAGGGCGTAACCGTACTCTACCTCCACAACAACCAAATTAATAATGCTGGATTTCCCGCAGAACTGCACAACGTACGGTCGGTGCACACGGTCTACCTTTATGGCAACCAACTGGATGAATTCCCCATGAACCTTCCCAAGAACGTCAGAGTCCTCCATTTGCAGGAAAACAACATTCAGACCATTTCGCGGGCTGCTCTCGCCCAGCTCTTGAAGCTCGAAGAGCTTCACCTGGATGACAACTCGATATCCACGGTGGGGGTGGAAGATGGGGCCTTCCGGGAGGCTGTGAGCCTCAAACTGTTGTTCCTGTCCAAGAATCACCTGAGCAGCGTGCCCGTTGGGCTTCCTGTGGATTTGCAAGAGCTGAGAGTGGATGAAAATCGCATCGCTGTCATATCAGACATGGCCTTTCAGAACCTCACGAGCTTAGAGCGTCTGATCGTGGATGGGAACCTCCTGACTAACAAGGGCATTGCCGAGGGCACCTTCAGTCATCTCACCAAGCTCAAGGAATTTTCCATTGTTCGGAATTcactctcccacccccctcctgaTCTCCCAGGTACACATCTGATCAGGCTCTACCTGCAGGACAACCAGATCAACCACATCCCTTTGACAGCCTTCTCAAATCTGCGCAAGCTGGAACGCCTGGACATATCCAACAATCAACTGCGCGTGTTGACTCAAGGGGTCTTTGATAATCTCTCCAACCTGAAGCAGCTCACCGCTCGGAATAACCCCTGGTTTTGTGACTGCAGTATTAAGTGGGTCACGGAATGGCTCAAATACATCCCTTCATCTCTCAACGTGCGAGGTTTCATGTGCCAAGGGCCCGAGCAAGTCCGGGGGATGGCTGTCAGGGAGCTGAATATGAATCTTTTGTCATGCCCCACCACGACCCCTGGGCTGCCCGTCTTTACCCCAGCTCCAAGTACAGCCTCGCCAACGACCCAGCCTTCCACGCTCTCTGTCCCAACCCCTAGCAGAAGCTACATGCCTCTGACTCCCACCACAGCCAAACTTCCCACGATCCCCGACTGggatggcagagaaagagtgacCCCGCCTATTTCTGAACGGATCCAACTCTCTATCCATTTTGTGAATGACACGTCCATCCAAGtcagctggctctctctctttaccGTGATGGCATACAAACTCACGTGGGTGAAAATGGGCCACAGTTTAGTAGGGGGCATTGTTCAGGAACGCATAGTCAGCGGTGAGAAACAGCACTTGAGCCTGGTTAATTTAGAGCCCAGATCCACCTATCGGATTTGTTTAGTGCCACTGGATGCTTTTAACTACCGAGCTGTGGAAGATACCATTTGTTCCGAGGCCACCACCCACGCCTCATATTTGAACAATGGCAGCAACACGGCTTCCAGCCACGAGCAGACGACTTCCCGCAGCATGGGCTCCCCTTTTCTGCTGGCGGGCCTGATCGGGGGCGCGGTGATATTTGTGCTCGTGGTCTTGCTCAGCGTCTTTTGCTGGCACATGCACAAAAAGGGGCGCTACACCTCCCAGAAGTGGAAATACAACCGAGGGCGGCGGAAAGACGACTACTGCGAGGCGGGCACCAAGAAAGACAATTCCATCCTGGAGATGACAGAAACCAGCTTTCAGATCGTCTCCTTAAATAACGATCAGCTCCTTAAAGGAGATTTCAGACTGCAGCCCCTTTATACCCCAAACGGGGGCATTAATTACACGGACTGCCATATCCCCAACAACATGCGATACTGTAACAGCAGTGTGCCAGACCTGGAGCACTGCCACACGTGACAGCCAGAGGTCCAGCGTTATAAAGGCGGACAGTAAGACTCTGGagaacacacacacgtgtgtgcaccgAAAGACACACGAATTACATTTGATAAATGTTGCCCAGATGCATTTGTGCATTTGCATACTCTGTAATTTATACGGTGTACTATATAatgggatttaaagaaaaaagtgctaTCTTTTCTATTTCAAGTTAATGACAAACAGTTTTGTaactctttgctttttaaatcttaaaaaaaaaaatagttgctgaAGTACTGTACAGGGTTGTACCATGAGAACCCAATGCCAAGGCTAAGGAGTGATTCTTCCTCATGATGCACATTCACCATTTTACTGTTGAAGCTGTcagaataaattcctttcttatgGTTGGTGGTCAGATGAAAAGGCACATGGAAACGGACTCATCAGGGTAGGCTACACAACATGGGGAAAACAAGGAACGGCCCAGATAGATATCTTTATGCTATTTCTATACTTCCTGGTGTGGAAGGAAagttaaaaatttcaaagtagaAGAAGGGAGGTAGTTACCCTGATTTGACCCAAAGCAGGAAATCTAGAAAGCATCACGAGGAAGCCCATTCCTGTAAGATAAGTTAACCGAACCCGGCAGAATCCAGAAAATGATGTGGGCTTTGAAAAGAACTTCAAACCCGGGGGTTGGCTTTCTGACTGGGAGCTTAAAAATCACCCCTCACGCCTCCCTGATCCTATGTGATAACAGAGTTAGAGACCTGAGTCTGATTCCGGCCATCTTCAGGGACAGATAGGATGTTCCAGCAAGAAAACTCCCTTTAAAAGTGTTACTATTCAAATTATATGTCAGGTTGAATCACATTCAACAGAGATATATT
The sequence above is a segment of the Panthera leo isolate Ple1 chromosome B3, P.leo_Ple1_pat1.1, whole genome shotgun sequence genome. Coding sequences within it:
- the FLRT2 gene encoding leucine-rich repeat transmembrane protein FLRT2 is translated as MGLQTTQWPSRGAFFLKSWLLISLGLYSQMSKTLACPSVCRCDRNFVYCNERSLTSVPLGIPEGVTVLYLHNNQINNAGFPAELHNVRSVHTVYLYGNQLDEFPMNLPKNVRVLHLQENNIQTISRAALAQLLKLEELHLDDNSISTVGVEDGAFREAVSLKLLFLSKNHLSSVPVGLPVDLQELRVDENRIAVISDMAFQNLTSLERLIVDGNLLTNKGIAEGTFSHLTKLKEFSIVRNSLSHPPPDLPGTHLIRLYLQDNQINHIPLTAFSNLRKLERLDISNNQLRVLTQGVFDNLSNLKQLTARNNPWFCDCSIKWVTEWLKYIPSSLNVRGFMCQGPEQVRGMAVRELNMNLLSCPTTTPGLPVFTPAPSTASPTTQPSTLSVPTPSRSYMPLTPTTAKLPTIPDWDGRERVTPPISERIQLSIHFVNDTSIQVSWLSLFTVMAYKLTWVKMGHSLVGGIVQERIVSGEKQHLSLVNLEPRSTYRICLVPLDAFNYRAVEDTICSEATTHASYLNNGSNTASSHEQTTSRSMGSPFLLAGLIGGAVIFVLVVLLSVFCWHMHKKGRYTSQKWKYNRGRRKDDYCEAGTKKDNSILEMTETSFQIVSLNNDQLLKGDFRLQPLYTPNGGINYTDCHIPNNMRYCNSSVPDLEHCHT